The following proteins are encoded in a genomic region of Acidobacteriota bacterium:
- a CDS encoding PIN domain-containing protein, with the protein MLAGRPSAAKQSVDSLLWLMTPTPAEGTLPGPATSYMSVDPWFVDTNILVYAYDDDSPRKRAMARQLLLEKAEQIVLSTQVLGEFYVTVTRKLARPLDALRAVEAVDALCTFTVRPLGAELVRSAVRRSRSAPLSYWDALIVESAIDAGATVLLTEDLQHGQTFGHLRVVNPFRDDARPQ; encoded by the coding sequence ATGCTGGCGGGCCGTCCAAGCGCCGCGAAGCAATCGGTCGATTCCTTGCTCTGGCTGATGACGCCAACACCGGCCGAGGGAACGCTACCTGGACCCGCGACGAGCTACATGAGCGTTGATCCCTGGTTCGTCGACACGAACATACTGGTCTACGCGTACGACGACGACTCGCCCCGGAAGCGCGCGATGGCCCGGCAACTCCTTCTCGAGAAGGCGGAGCAGATCGTTCTGAGCACGCAGGTGCTCGGAGAGTTCTACGTCACCGTGACTCGCAAGCTGGCCAGACCACTCGACGCCCTGCGCGCCGTCGAGGCCGTGGATGCACTGTGTACGTTTACGGTTCGGCCCCTGGGAGCGGAGCTGGTCCGATCCGCGGTTCGACGGAGCAGGTCGGCGCCGCTGTCCTACTGGGACGCCTTGATTGTCGAGAGCGCGATCGACGCTGGCGCGACAGTTCTCCTCACGGAAGACCTGCAACACGGTCAAACGTTCGGACACCTGCGCGTCGTCAACCCGTTTCGCGACGACGCGCGCCCGCAATAG
- a CDS encoding DUF523 and DUF1722 domain-containing protein, which yields MLDTGREERPGRSPTNRPASTSETPVRLGISTCLLGENVRHDGGHKRDAFLVETLGRLVEWVPVCPEVELGLGTPREPIRLVRDAGQADGVRLVSRSGVRLTGRMRQFARRRIRALAKEDLSGYILKKDSPSCGMERVKVWSADDSRTSERNGRGMFAAELLRQYPNLPVEEEGRLQDPVLRENFFERVFAYRRLRALLSGRWNVGALVRWHTAEKLALMAHSPLRYRELGRLVAEAKAIPRAELSRRYEDEFMSAMRIRATRARHTNALMHAVGHFKRQLDTDSRDELLAVLEDYRRGLVPRIVPLTLVRHHARRLDVEYLLGQTYLHPHPKELALLNHV from the coding sequence GTGCTCGATACCGGACGTGAGGAGAGACCGGGTCGGTCGCCTACGAACCGACCGGCTTCGACCTCGGAGACGCCGGTTCGGCTCGGCATCTCCACCTGCCTCCTGGGCGAGAACGTCCGGCACGACGGCGGACACAAGCGCGACGCCTTCCTGGTCGAGACGCTCGGCCGCCTGGTCGAATGGGTTCCGGTGTGCCCGGAGGTGGAACTGGGTCTGGGAACGCCACGCGAACCGATCCGGTTGGTGCGCGACGCCGGCCAGGCCGACGGCGTGCGGCTCGTCAGCCGCAGCGGGGTCCGGTTGACGGGCCGGATGCGGCAGTTTGCCCGCCGCCGAATCCGCGCCCTCGCGAAGGAGGATCTGAGCGGCTACATCCTGAAGAAGGACTCACCGAGCTGCGGCATGGAGCGGGTGAAGGTCTGGAGCGCCGACGACAGCCGGACGTCGGAGCGGAACGGCCGCGGGATGTTCGCGGCCGAGCTGCTGCGGCAGTACCCGAACCTGCCGGTGGAAGAAGAAGGCCGGCTGCAGGACCCCGTGCTGCGCGAGAACTTCTTCGAGCGCGTGTTCGCCTACCGGCGGCTGCGGGCGCTGCTTTCCGGCCGATGGAACGTCGGCGCCCTCGTGCGATGGCATACCGCGGAGAAGCTGGCCCTGATGGCCCACTCCCCCCTCCGGTACCGCGAACTGGGGCGCCTCGTGGCCGAGGCGAAGGCCATACCGCGGGCGGAACTAAGCCGCCGCTACGAGGACGAGTTCATGTCGGCCATGCGCATCCGGGCGACCCGGGCGCGCCATACGAACGCCTTGATGCATGCCGTCGGGCACTTCAAGCGACAGCTCGACACCGACTCGCGCGACGAGTTGCTGGCCGTGCTGGAAGACTACCGCCGCGGCCTCGTGCCCCGGATCGTGCCGCTCACCCTCGTACGGCACCACGCGCGGCGGCTCGACGTGGAGTACCTGCTAGGCCAGACCTACCTGCACCCGCACCCGAAGGAACTGGCGCTGCTGAACCATGTGTGA
- a CDS encoding cytochrome C-binding protein: MNRLAAFGGMAGILAGGAVVFAAWAADATLAAQQADAEGANAVIPWAYTLNDPSPEDAPPTPDPDEVLTVPGSDVTFRRSELRDLFNPPDWHPDNHPPMPPVVARGRQPDVRACGFCHLPNGQGRPENSSVAGQPAEYIVQQMRDYRNGLRRSGEPRMGPPSLMVEIGLAATEAEAQEAAEYFSSFPFRPWIRVVETDTVPVTRVSGWMHVPVEGGGMEPIGTRIIETPEDVARTQIRDSEASFVAYVPTGSVARGEALVTTGDGGTTVACGVCHGDDLRGLGPVPHLAGRSPSYIARQLYDFQIGVRNGAWSDLMDAAVANLTVADIVDIAAYTASLEP, translated from the coding sequence ATGAATCGGCTGGCGGCCTTCGGCGGAATGGCAGGGATCCTAGCGGGCGGCGCCGTGGTCTTTGCGGCCTGGGCTGCGGATGCCACGCTCGCCGCCCAGCAGGCTGACGCGGAAGGCGCCAACGCCGTCATTCCGTGGGCCTACACGCTGAACGATCCGTCACCGGAGGACGCGCCGCCGACGCCGGACCCGGACGAGGTCCTGACCGTTCCCGGCAGCGATGTCACGTTCCGGCGCTCGGAGCTGCGCGATCTGTTCAACCCGCCCGACTGGCATCCCGACAACCATCCCCCGATGCCGCCGGTCGTGGCGCGCGGGCGCCAGCCGGATGTCCGGGCCTGCGGCTTCTGCCACCTTCCCAACGGTCAGGGGCGCCCCGAGAACTCCAGCGTGGCGGGTCAGCCGGCGGAGTACATCGTCCAGCAGATGCGGGACTACCGCAACGGCCTGCGCCGCAGCGGCGAGCCGCGCATGGGCCCGCCCAGCCTGATGGTGGAGATCGGCCTCGCCGCTACCGAAGCGGAGGCGCAGGAGGCGGCGGAGTACTTCTCGTCGTTCCCGTTCCGCCCGTGGATTCGAGTGGTCGAGACCGACACGGTTCCGGTGACCCGCGTCAGCGGCTGGATGCACGTTCCCGTGGAGGGGGGCGGCATGGAGCCGATCGGAACCCGCATCATCGAGACGCCCGAGGACGTTGCGAGGACGCAGATACGCGATTCCGAGGCGAGCTTCGTTGCCTATGTGCCGACCGGATCGGTAGCGCGAGGCGAGGCGCTCGTAACGACCGGCGATGGCGGCACGACGGTGGCGTGCGGCGTCTGCCACGGCGATGACCTGCGCGGCCTCGGCCCGGTGCCGCACCTCGCCGGCCGGTCGCCGAGCTACATCGCGCGGCAGCTCTACGACTTCCAGATCGGGGTGCGCAACGGCGCCTGGTCGGACCTGATGGACGCTGCGGTCGCGAACCTCACCGTGGCGGACATCGTCGACATCGCGGCGTACACCGCGAGCCTGGAGCCTTGA
- a CDS encoding DUF72 domain-containing protein — MGGAGPAVAGAIRIGTSGWHYPTGEGAWDGIFYPPRGRRHRPRGFDELEYYAERFDTVEVNSTFYGIPRRSVTESWARRTPDGFAFSIKLYQQFTHPKMYAASTGKSDTRVGRDDIDQFCEALVPIHESGKLGVLLAQFPPSFKNDAAAHDYLAWLIEALSGHPVAVELRHRSWSDDVAGTLRLLNGLGAAWVQIDEPKFRLSIEQNFLPNVETFYYMRLHGRNARKWWRHDRTEERYDYHYSTAELKPFRDTADAAAHLVKRLYLYMNNHFSSKAVANAATLKHELGLPVPGVYPQEMLARYPELEEVVRTSPEPAPLLVPADGSPERR, encoded by the coding sequence GTGGGTGGCGCTGGCCCTGCCGTAGCCGGGGCGATTCGGATCGGGACCAGCGGTTGGCACTATCCGACCGGCGAAGGCGCCTGGGACGGGATCTTCTATCCGCCGCGCGGCCGCCGTCACCGCCCGCGCGGATTCGACGAGCTGGAGTACTACGCGGAACGCTTCGACACCGTCGAGGTGAACTCCACGTTCTACGGTATTCCGCGCCGCTCCGTCACCGAGAGCTGGGCCAGGCGGACTCCCGACGGCTTCGCGTTCTCGATCAAGCTCTACCAGCAGTTCACCCACCCGAAGATGTACGCGGCCTCCACCGGCAAGAGCGACACGCGGGTCGGTCGTGACGACATCGATCAGTTCTGCGAGGCCCTCGTCCCCATCCACGAATCCGGCAAGCTCGGCGTGCTCCTCGCGCAGTTCCCGCCGAGCTTCAAGAACGACGCGGCCGCGCATGACTACCTGGCGTGGCTGATCGAGGCGCTCTCCGGCCACCCGGTCGCGGTCGAGCTGCGTCACCGGAGCTGGAGCGACGATGTCGCGGGGACGCTGCGCCTGCTGAACGGGCTCGGCGCGGCCTGGGTGCAGATCGACGAGCCGAAGTTCCGGCTCTCCATCGAGCAGAACTTCCTGCCGAACGTCGAGACCTTCTATTACATGCGCCTCCACGGCCGCAACGCCCGGAAGTGGTGGCGCCACGACCGGACCGAGGAGCGCTACGACTACCACTACTCGACGGCAGAGCTGAAGCCGTTCCGGGACACCGCGGACGCCGCGGCGCATCTCGTCAAGCGGCTCTACCTCTACATGAACAACCACTTTTCGTCCAAGGCGGTAGCGAACGCCGCGACGCTGAAGCACGAGCTGGGTCTGCCGGTTCCCGGCGTATACCCGCAGGAAATGCTTGCGCGCTACCCGGAGCTGGAGGAAGTAGTCAGGACGAGTCCGGAGCCCGCTCCCCTGCTCGTGCCCGCCGACGGGTCTCCCGAGCGCCGGTAA
- a CDS encoding DUF433 domain-containing protein translates to MSQTNDRWRLYEGRDPRGLPAYTSSEAARYLRLPLRTVQNWSFGFRTGGADPLIHIADRQRHLLSFWNMAELHVLGALRRYHRIPPGKLRNTIRYLEDTFKTQHPLLTKSMLTDGVSIFVEHTGTLINATRSGQLAMRQLMEAHLQRIEQDVDGLAIRLFPFVRHDPDTPRPPEVLTEEPKIIALDPRVRFGRPVIAGTSIPTEEIAERFRAGDSLDQLADEYGRPPQEIEEAIRCELTLDRAA, encoded by the coding sequence ATGAGTCAGACGAACGATCGGTGGCGCCTGTACGAGGGGCGTGACCCGCGGGGTTTGCCGGCGTACACAAGCTCGGAGGCGGCGCGGTACCTACGGCTGCCGCTCCGTACGGTGCAGAACTGGTCGTTCGGATTCCGCACGGGTGGTGCGGATCCGCTGATCCACATTGCGGACCGGCAGCGCCACCTGTTGTCCTTCTGGAACATGGCCGAGCTGCACGTGCTCGGCGCGCTCCGCCGATACCACCGGATTCCCCCGGGGAAGCTGCGCAACACCATTCGTTACCTGGAAGACACGTTTAAGACCCAGCATCCCTTGCTGACCAAGAGCATGCTCACAGACGGCGTTTCCATCTTCGTCGAACACACTGGCACTCTGATCAATGCGACCAGGAGTGGCCAACTGGCAATGCGGCAACTGATGGAAGCCCATCTGCAGCGCATCGAGCAGGATGTCGACGGCCTTGCCATTCGTCTCTTCCCCTTCGTGCGCCACGATCCAGACACGCCCCGTCCACCGGAAGTCCTGACCGAAGAACCGAAGATCATTGCCCTCGATCCTCGCGTGCGATTCGGCCGCCCCGTCATCGCAGGTACCAGCATTCCTACCGAAGAGATCGCAGAACGGTTCCGGGCCGGCGACTCTTTAGACCAACTGGCAGACGAGTATGGCCGGCCGCCGCAGGAAATCGAAGAAGCGATCCGTTGCGAGCTCACGCTCGACCGCGCCGCCTGA
- a CDS encoding dienelactone hydrolase family protein, giving the protein MDQKKIDKRVFDLYDEYCHGRIDRREFLARSAAITIGGVSALWMAQALLPRYAEAQTISFTDSRIKGTYVEYPSPGGTSGEMRGYLVQPTGEGPFGAVLVIHENRGLNPHIEDVARRAAVAGFLALAPDGLSPVGGYPGNDDDGRVLQRELDPEELDQDMINSARYLQAHALSNGRLGATGFCWGGGMTNRLAVELGADMAAGVPFYGASAATEGVPNIQAAMMIIYAESDPRINAMWPEYEAALQANGVDYEMHMFPGTLHGFHNNSTPRFNEAAAGLAWNRTVGFFRRHLTA; this is encoded by the coding sequence GTGGACCAGAAAAAGATCGACAAGCGGGTCTTCGACCTCTACGACGAGTACTGCCACGGCCGGATCGACCGGCGCGAGTTCCTCGCGCGCTCGGCCGCCATCACCATCGGCGGCGTATCCGCGCTCTGGATGGCGCAGGCGCTGCTGCCACGCTACGCGGAGGCGCAGACGATCTCGTTCACGGATTCGCGGATCAAGGGCACCTACGTCGAGTACCCGTCACCCGGCGGCACGTCGGGCGAGATGCGCGGCTATCTCGTGCAGCCGACCGGCGAGGGTCCGTTCGGGGCCGTGCTGGTCATTCACGAGAACCGCGGCCTGAATCCCCACATCGAGGACGTCGCGCGCCGCGCCGCGGTGGCCGGCTTCCTCGCGCTCGCGCCGGACGGACTGTCGCCGGTGGGTGGCTATCCCGGCAACGACGATGACGGCCGCGTCCTGCAGCGCGAGCTCGACCCTGAGGAGCTGGATCAGGACATGATCAACAGCGCCCGCTACCTTCAGGCGCACGCGTTGTCCAATGGCCGGCTCGGGGCCACCGGCTTCTGCTGGGGCGGGGGTATGACCAACCGCCTGGCGGTGGAGCTGGGCGCCGACATGGCTGCGGGCGTGCCGTTCTACGGCGCTTCCGCCGCCACCGAGGGCGTGCCGAACATCCAGGCCGCGATGATGATCATTTACGCCGAGTCGGATCCGCGCATCAACGCGATGTGGCCGGAGTACGAGGCGGCGCTGCAGGCGAACGGCGTGGATTACGAGATGCACATGTTCCCGGGCACGCTGCACGGGTTCCACAACAACTCGACGCCCCGTTTCAACGAGGCGGCGGCGGGGCTCGCCTGGAATCGGACAGTCGGTTTCTTCCGCCGGCACCTGACGGCGTAG